The following nucleotide sequence is from uncultured Draconibacterium sp..
TGCCTTAATAATCAAGCAAACCATCATCGAATACTTTTAACTCGCCCATAGTGGTAAATGACTGACCGGTAGTACGGGTATCCAGAATCCTGATCCGGAAGTATTTTGAAGAGTAGTTTTTGTCCAGCGACAACTCGTTATAGTCAGGGCGTACTTTTGCATCAAAACGTTCTGAAGTCCAAACGGTAGTATAGTTAGTACCATCTGTGCTGATCTGAACATCGAACTGAGCCGGGTCGATACCACGTGTAGAAGGCGAACGGGTCCAGAACTGGAAACCACCAATATATTTGGCTTCAGGGAAAGTGATCTGAACATAGTGAGGAAGTGGTTCTACGATTGCAGTTTCCTCATCAGACCATGCTGAATGCCAAAATGTTGAAGGATCACCATCAACAAGATTTTCTTTCGGACCTTCCCAGATTTCCTGTGTAAAAGTCTCTAGCATGTCTGCATTAAGCGGATGGAAGGTTTTACCTGCTTTAGTGGTAAATGCAATCGTTTCGCCATACGAAGTACCGGCTTCGTTGGCAGCGTAGGCGCGCACTTTGTAGTCCGATTTTGCTGTTAAACCATCCAGCGTAATCGAATAATCCCAGTATTCTTCCGATATTCCATTCTGGGTGAATTTTCCAACAGGAACAAAGTTGTCCATTGTTGTTGGTTCACGATCTTCATCGGTCCAGCAAATACCCAATGCAAGTATATCCGATCCCCCGTTGTCGGTAAGACTTCCGCTAACCACTGCATTAATGTCAGCAATTTCGGTAACCTGACCGGTTACAGTAGTTGGCAGGGTACCAACTTCCTCGTCGTCGCAACTCGCAGTAAAGAAAACTGCCGCCAATGCAAGCATAAAAACGGAGAGTTTGGTAGCACCGTTATGCAGCATTTTTTCATAATTACTTCTTTTCATTTCTTTGATTTTTGTAGATTAATTTGACATAAATAATTCTCTCAACTAATTATTAATTCTTATGTATTCTCTCGGCGTGGTTCAAGAACAAGTTCTCGCCAATTATTTATAAACTGACGAGCCTCAATTGGGAGCACCCTATGTCAAAATTTGATAAAAATGAAAGAAAGATGAATAATTGTCTTATTTGTAATAATAACAATTACTTTATTCTTTAAAATAATGTATTACGGCATCAATATGTAATTAAACAAATTACGTATACTGTGCACTTTATAAACCTCAACCTTAGAAAGTTGAGGTACCAAGGTATATGATTCTAAATCAGGAATAAGCTTCTCCGTACCTTTTCAATTGCAGGATTCCTATTTTTCTGCCTTTGGTTTGTATAAGTCTTCTTTTTCGTAAGTCTGATAATATTCGTATGGTATTTTCTTCGTTAGCTCCAATATGTCCGGCAATTTCCATCCGTTTAATCGAAACGTTTATCATATTGTCCTGATCCAGGTTAAAGCGTTCGCGTAAATCGAGTAACAGATCAATAACCCGTTGTCGGTTCGATTTCTGCGAAAAACTGATAATGGTGTTTTGCGCGGCTCCCAACTCCCGACAGCTTAGTTGTAAAAGCATCGTTCGAACCTGTACATTTTCGGCAAATAGTTTGTTTACAATTTGAATAGGAACAAAAATCAACCGCGCCTTTTCCATGCAGGTTGTAAACTCGGTTGCCGGTATTTGGTTCAACGCCGAGTCGAAGCCCACCATATCGTTATAGCTAAGTATCTGATAGATTTGCTCCTTATTTTTCGAACCGATTTTGTATTGTTTTAAAACGCCGCGCTCGATAAAATAAATCCCTTTTAATTTTTGTCCGGGGCGATAAAGCGCTTCACCAACATTCAGCTCAACCAACTGTAAATGCTTACTCAGGTTGGCCAGCTCCTCAAGCGTTAAATGCTTAAATAAATGAATAAACCTTAGGTTAACGGTTGTACTATTTATTCTACTCTTTTTCAAAACAATATCACTATTAATTAACTGAATGATGCAGTTCGTCTGCCATTTGTTTATTGACGAAAGTGAAACGCCTGTACCCTACTTTAAGGTATTAAAATCTGCAAGGATTTGTTGTTTCACGCGAATACCGCTGATTACCGCTGATTCTGAGGCTATCTAAAAAGTAGTTAAGAACGTCATTCTGAATTTATTTCAGAATCGGTTAAAACTGATTATTAACAAGCTGAAGATCCTGAACCAAGCTCAGGATGACGTATCGAGGACCTTTGGGACAACCTCTTTTTCCGTGCACATCTGCGCCATCTGCGAGACACATGATATTTTTTCGGAAATAAGAAATAAACTAAAATGGTGATATTTTGAAAAGCAGCATTAGAAGAGGGAGATAATCTTTTAGTTCGGTGCGTAATGTCTTTAACGCCCGGCTAATCAGCGCTTCAACAGCTTTTACCGAGATTCCCATTTTTTCGGCAATCTCTGGGTAGGTAAGATTTTCGAAACGGCTGTATTCAAAAGCAATCCGGCAGCGCTCGGGTAAATTCGATAAGGCTATTACCAGTTTTTCCTCGAATTCGTGCGCCAAAACCAGGTTTTCGGTGGTGTTTTCAACCTCATCGTTTGCCGCTCCCTGCTGATGCGTTCTATTCAGCACATTCATCTTTCGCATGTGGTCGATACACTGGTTACGCACCATAGAAGTGAGGTAGCTGGGCAGGTTTTTTATCGATTCTGCCTCTTCGCGTTTCCCCCAAAGTTTTATAAACGATTCCTGAACAATACCCTGAGCCTGATCAATATCTTTTACATATACCGTTGCCTGGGCACAAAGTGCTTTGTAGTATTTTCTGAAAATAAAGTCGAACGCTCTTTCCTGCCCCCTGGCAAGCTCAGCTAATACGAAACTATTATTTTGGATTTCGCTTTCCGGCATTCCTGTTTTCTTGCGGCCCAAATATAGCTATTAAAGCCTAAAATCATCGGTTAAAACCATCTGTTTTTCTATTTAACAAAACACTCAAACATTACTAACCAAGCCTGTTTCAGCGCATCTCCCTTAACATTTTCAGGGCAGGTTTGTAATTCATTCCGGCTGCAATTTGCAGGTCGTTTCTTGCCGATGTTTTATCGTTGGTTTGTACAAAAAACATAGCCCGGTTAAAATAAGTTTCGGGATTATTCGCTGCTTGCGAAACGGCTTGCGAATACACCTCCAGCGCCTTGTTATTTTCCTGTATCTCCTGGTACACTTTTGCTTTACCAAAATATGCCGACAAGTCGGACGGATTTAATCGAATCGATGCGTCAAAATCTGCCAGTGCCTCGTCGTATTCTTTGGTAATAGCATGAATAACTCCACGGTTGATATACGTTACGTTACTTTCGGGATTTAGCTCGATCGACCGGTTAAAATCGGCCATTGCTTTTTCCAGGTTTCGTTTTTGGCGCCATAACATTCCGCGGTTACTGTAGGCCATAAAACTAAACTCATCGATGGCAATTGCACGGTTAAAATCATCTAAAGCTTTTTCCTCATTTTTTAAAGTCATATTGGCATTACCGCGGCTCAGCAAGAATTCAGCTTTTCCGGGATTCAGTTCTACTGCCTTGTTAAAATGCTGCATTGCATCGGTCGGCTGTTTCAGCATCATCAGCGCATGTGCTAAGCCATGATGTGCATCCGAATTATTTGGATTAAATTCAAGCGCTTTATTAAAATATTCCAGCGCTTCTTCGTACTGGTTTTCTTTTGATTTAATTTCGCCCATACGCAATGCAAAAGCATCGTCTTCCAAAAATTTGGGTACAATTTCAAATTTTGCTTCGGGCGACATATTTATAAATTCCGGAATATTGGCAGCCCGGTTTCCCGAGGCAAAATACTCGAGTAAAACAGGTGGCGAATCATTACCATCTTCATCAATATGCGTGAGCAACAACTGTGTGTACGGCCCGTATTTTTTCGATGAAAACACCATCCAGCGGCTGTTTGGCGCTATAGAATGCCACGAATTCATGTTATCCGAATTACAGTTCATTAAACGTGTTTCGCCCCCTTCAACCGGTTGAATATACAATTTACTGTCGGGCATCAGCAACATAAAACTTTCGGCTTTACAGAAGATCATGTATTTGCCATCGGGAGTAAAACGTGGGAAATAATTGCTCATGCCGTCATTCGAAGCTCCCGGAACCGGCTCGGCTTTTCCGCCTTTCCCATTGTTAAACGGAATGCGGTAAATATCGAACTTAAAAAGTTTTTCGCGTTCTAAAAAGGCATTCAAAAACTTGTTGTAGGCTTTATAATCTACGGCTTGCGAACCTCTGAAAATACCACTCTCTTCGAGGTGAGCAGCACGCGAGCGCGTAAAATAAATGTACTCGCCATTTGGCCCCCAATTTGGATTGCTGTGTACGTAATTGGTATCGTTGGCACCTTCCAACTCAAAATATTTTTCTTCCACCCGATCATACACACTTAAAATACCTTTAAACGGGAAAAACAACTGCGAATATTCCAGGTCGTTGCGGTCGACAAAAATCTCCGAGTCTTTTAATGTACTAACCACATACCGGCTGTTGGGCGATATTTGCGAAAGCAGCCCATAAGTAAACTCACCGTTTACAAAATTGCTCCAGTTCATAATCTCCTTTTCCGACATAACGGTTTCTTCACCCACCTCAACAATAGCATACGCTCCTTTTTCGTCGCGGGCATCCACATCCATTGCCAATGTTCCTCCATCTGCCGAAACAGAATGGCAGTTTCCACAAACCGGAATATCGCTTAAAACGGTAGCCGGAGCTTCGGATGAACCAATGTTGCCCAATTGCCAGCGCACCTCGGTTAAATTCTCGCGGGCAAATTTAAAAGGCAGCGGAACGGAGCGGTAAAAAATGGGTGCACCAACCGAATCGGCAGAAAACTGAAAGGAAACCGTATCTACCGGAAATGCTTTTTGCTGATCATCGATAGCCGTTAAAACAAGCGATACGGATTGCTGTTTTGCCTGTTGTTTAAGCGCCTCCCAAACTTCCGAAGTTGGCGACCAGCGCATTTCTCCACCAACTTTTGATTCGTGTAGAATTTGATTTTCAGCATTCAGTACACTTACCTTCCACGAAGAATTTGCTTTGTCGGTGGTTTCCCAAAAACATGTTGGCGGTGGAAATTCGGGTGGAAAAACAGTTCCGTCTGCCGGATAACTGATTTTCGCATCAATTGTTTTGGGTGGCTGGGTGCTACACGCCAGCATCAAAACGCTTATGGCGAATAAGAAAATTGTTTTTACGATGATCGTTTTATTTTGCATATAAACTTTATTAACAATAAACATTTTGTGCTAGGGATTTTGAACTAAATTTTCCTGCACTAGAATTTGTGATTCGGGGATGTAAAATACAACACGCGGATGATCGGGGGGCACAAACAACAAGGCATCGCCTTGTTCGTGGGTTCCCGGGTAGTTACGATCCAAAGTCAAACCATTTCGGAAAATATCCCATTTTCGTTGCGCTTCGAAAGCCAGCTCTAACCGGCGCTCTTCAAGCACCACTTCGAACACGCTTTCTCTGCCTTTTAAATCGGCGGTAGAATAAAGTGCATCGCCACTTAAACCGGCACGTTTACGAATTAAATTTACATCATCGATAGCCTCGTCGTTTAGGCCAAGTTTGGCATTGGCCTCGGCGCGGTTTAAATAAATTTCTGCTAAACGCAGGTAAACCGGCGAACTTAAAGTGGGCCGTTCTTCCTGCATCGAAAACTTGTTGATGTAGTAGATCGGGTAGCCATTTCGCTCCTTTAATGTAACACCATCAATTTCGTATTGCGGTTCGATAAAGGCGTGGCGTGCATCTTCGGCATTCTCGTCAAGCAGATCGCGGTAAGGTTCGGAGGCATACATTTCGCCCCAGCCCTGGCTGGCGATGTGATTGTACATAGAACCGATTGATTCCCAGCCTCGGTCGTCAACATCAACATTGTGTTTTACAGCAAATATCGTTTCGGTATTTTGCTCGGGTAATTTTCGGAAATAGGTTTTGAAATCCTCTGTTCCTAAAAGCCGGTATCGGTCGGATTCGATGACCTTATTGGCATATTCTTTTGCTTTGTACGCATAGTTTACATTTGGATTTTCGGGAGTGCCGGACATGTACAGATACACACGTGAAAGCATAGCCTGCGCCACTTCTTTCGAGGCATAAATGTTCGAACGTTCGCTTCCCATCAGCGTTTCGGCCTGCAACAAATCGGCAATTATCTGGTCATAAACTTCTTTTACGGTTCCACGGTCCGGAACATTTATAACCTGGTCATCTAACTTTATCGGAACGCCCAAATTTGTTTCGGGACTTTGGTAATAAGGCCTTCCAAAAGTGTTTACCAAGTGAAACAGCGTTTGCGCCCTGAGATACAGGTTTTCGCCTTTCAACTGTTTTAATTCGACAGAAGAGTCGTCGTTGATGGACAGAATCACTTTATTACATCCCACAATTAACTGGTAAGCTTTTTCCCAGAAATTCGTGGTGGTATACATAGCCGGAAAATGCTGGTAGTTGTAGCAAAAAAACAAATCGTCGCTGGTTGTTCCGCTTAGCGAAACATTATCGCCGCCATATTCGCCAAAAAAGTGAAAATTGCGCTGGTAATAACTATCTTTCAAATAGTTATAATTCCCGATGGTGGCACCATTTAGTCCAATAATATCTTCTTTCAGTTCCGATTCAGGAATCCCATCGTAAGGCTGGTAATTTAAGTTACAGCCAAAGGCTCCGAATAAAATTAGCAGGTATAAAAATAATCTCCTTATCATCGTGATTTCCATTTGCTGATTTAAAAGTTTACTTCTAATCCAAATATATACTTGCGCGTTACGGGATACAGCGTTCCGCCATATCCTTGAATTCCCACTTCAGGATCCATTCCTGAAAAGTTGGTTAATGTCCACAGATTTTCGCCGGCAAGTTTTAGCTCGGCACGGTTTAATCCAAGCTTATGAACTAAAGTGCCGGGTAATGTATACGATAAACTCAGGTAGTTCAAACGCAGGTAACTACCGTCTTCCAAATACCTCGACGATGGTTTGTTCGACAGTTTGTTGCCCAGCAATACCGGTCGTGGATGCGTGGCAATATCGCCGGGTTTTTCCCAGCGGCTCCAACCGTCGTTTAATTTCATTGCGTTGTAGGTGGGATAAGCTCCGTCGTTATCAAGCGACTCGCGCAACAGATGATATATTTTATTGCCATAAACAAAGTTAAAGTTGGCATCAAGCTTAAACTGTTTGTAGACGAAGGTATTCATAAAACCTCCAAAAAATCTGGGCGACGAGCTATCCATATTTTGCAGCGTTGCCTCGCTGTATTTCGAAGTTTTTTCAATGATTTTCGTGCCGTCTTCAGCTGTAGTTACTTTTTCCCATAACGGATTACCATCTGCGGGATTAACACCTGCCCATTTTCGCATGTACCAGGTGTTGATGTCCCAGCCTTCGCGAATAATTTTGGTACCCTTCGAAATGTCTTTCCCATCGTTTAACTTCAGCACCTTGTTTTTATTAAAACTCATATTCAGGCTGGTATTCCACAAAAATGGAGATGACTTTAGAATTTCGGTTTCCAGGCTGAATTCCAGTCCGCGGTTTTGAATTGAGCCCACATTGTCGGTATACCAGTAAAAGCCGGTTACCAATGGCAGCGGAACATCTTGCAGCAGGTTGTCAGTCTTTTTATCATAGGCATCAACGGTCAAGTTTACCCGATCAAACAATCTTGTGTCAATTCCGAAGTTGAGATTTTTGTTCGACTCCCAGGTAAGATCGGGATTGGGCAACCTGCGCGGAAATCCTCCGGGTTCGCCATTGTATTGAACAGTCATGTTGTAAAGCCCCAGCGCCACATAATCTGCGATGTTGGCATTTCCTACCGAGCCATAACTCAGGCGGAGCTTTAGATTATCTACAAAGCCCACCGATTGCATAAAATCCTCTTTCGTGACAACCCACGACGTACCTACTGAATAAAAATCTCCGAATCGCTGGTTCGATCCAAATCGCGATGATCCGTCGCGGCGATACGAAAGTTGCATCATGTACTTGTTTTGGAATACGTATTGCACATTCGACAAAATGGATAAAAAGGCCGATTTTGATTTACTCCCTCCAATGGTTTTTGACTCCGAAGCTCCGTTTAAAATCTCTAGCGAGGGGTAAATTCCTTTCCCTTCGCCGTTCATTCCGTCGGTGTACGACTGTGTATACTCGTATGCCACAATCCCAAATACCGAATGATCGGTATTTTCTTTGTTAAAACGCAGCACATTACTGGTCGACAAATCACGCACATATCCATAAGCGTTATACAGAATTCCGGAATCGGCTTGTCCATCCGGTGTGCGCGAATCATAGAGCTGTTCAAATCGCGATGTTCTTGTTTTAATCCTGTTATTCGAAACAAAAGTCAGCCAGTCGGTCAATTTGTATTCTACTCCCACATCGTTCATGTATTGGGTGCTTCGGCTTTTAATATAGTTGTATTGCATTTCGTATAAAGGATTCCCCTGATTTCGGCTATACCACTTCACTCCGTCGGCTTCTGTTCGGCCAACTTTTATTGTACCGTCACTGAAGTAAGGATTATCCCACGGAAGCAGAACATAGGAGCCAAATACCAAATCGTTTTCGTTGTTGAAGTTATTCTGGAAGATTCCCTCAACTTTCAGGATTAACTTTAATTTATCCGAAGCTTTATAATCGAGATTTACGCGGCCCGAAAACTTTTCCCATTGGTGGCCGCGTGCAGCTCCTTCTTCGTTAAAGTAGCCCAAACTGGTGTACAACATTGTCTTTTCATTTCCGCCACTGTACGATAAATTATAATCGTGAACAATGCCGTTTTGAAATGCGATATCCTGCCAGTCAACTCCATTTATCACGCTTTCAGAATTGGCCGGAGGAAACTGCCCCGGTAACTTCTCGCCATCCATCGACATCACGTAATCGTACAACTCAGGCCCGTTCATCAGGCTTAAATTACCGTGGTTAACCTGTGTAATTCCTGTACTTGTTTTCAGGTTAAAACTCGATGTGTTAATTTTCCCGGTTTTAGTACGTACCATGATGATGCCGTTTGATGCCCGCGAACCGTATAAGGCCGCAGCAGCAGCATCTTTTAGTACCGAAACCGACTCGATATCGTTGGGGTTAATATCGGGCGACTCAGTGCCAAAAATAACACCATCAACCACCCACAGTGGTTCGTTGGTGTAGTTGATCGATCCTTCGCCGCGAATGCGCAAGCTGGGTTTTTCGCCGGGTGTTCCAGAAGAGCTGGCAACCAAAACTCCTGTGGCCTCACCCTGCAATTGATTCAGCAAATGCGGACTAGTTACATTTGCCAATTGTTGTTCGTTTAATGCCTGAACAGAACCAGTAAGCGAAGATGCCGACTGCGTACCATAAGCCACCACAATTACCTCATCAATATTGCGGCTTAACTGGTTCATGGTAATGATTAGGAAGTCCTGATCGGAATAGGCTAAAGCCTGGCTTTCCATACCAACAAACGAGAATTCGAGAATTGCCGGCTTTTCAAAAATGCTAAGGCGAAAATTACCTTCAGCATTTGTTACAGTACCCAATATGGTTTCGCGAACGACGACTGTAACTCCCGGAAGTGGTTGCCCCAATCTGTCAACTACTTTTCCTTCAACAATAATTTTATCGTTTTCAATTTCATCCAAGTCTACAGGAAACAGAATTACGAGCCGGTCTTTTATCGTAAAATCCACATTCTGCCCCTCGAAAAGAAGTTTTACAACTTCATTTATGCTCTTGTTTTGAATATTCAGATCAACTTTTCGTTCAACATCCATTAAATTGTTGTTGTATAGAAAATAATATTGATTTTGGTTTTCAATTTCCTGTAAAGCTTCTTTAATGCTTACATCAACCAAGTTTAGGCTAATACGCGAGTCCTGCGAATTAGCCGTTATCGAGATAAATGAGAGGGCTAGTAATGTTGTTATAAAAATTACCAGTTTCATAATCTAATACACTTTAAATAAAATGGTACCGACAGAATACACCTGCCGATCTTCTTTTTTTATTATTTTTGACGTGAATTAGATTCAATCAAATTTATTACCTGAGGGCAAATCAGGTAAGTTACACAGGGAAGAGATCCAATCCTCCCTGTGTTTTTTCCTTAAAACTTAAAAACTACTTCTATTTATTGCGCTCCTTTAATATAATTTTTCTTTTCGAATAAGTACCGTCCTGATCTTTCGAGACCGGAATTATGGAGTATTCAATAGGCGATGAAATACTTAGATAATTAAGCACCTGATCGATCGATCCGTTAATGAATGTTGCTGTAAAGATCAACTCATTCAAATTGTCGTCAGCAAGTTCAATATCCACATTGTACCAATTTTCCAGTTTTTGTACTACCGTTTCAATTCCATCCTCAAAAAATACAATCTTACCATCTCGCCAGGCGTTGTACTTATTCAAACTCTTTTCTTTTTGAATTACGATATTATGCTTTTCGTTATTGTAAATAGCCACTTCGTTTGGTGTTAACGAAACCAGGGCGTTCTCATCGTCGGAATTTGCTTTAAGAAGACTTACTTTCCCTTCCTTAAGTGCAACGGTAAACTCCGGTGCATTTTCGTAGGCCGAAACGTTAAACGCCGTTCCCAGCACTTTAACATCGAGTGCCGTTGTTTGTACAATAAATGGTTTCGCTGCATTTTTTGTCACCTCGAAAAAGGCTTCACCAACCAATTCAATACGCCTTTCTTCCAAATTGTCGAAAGAGTTTGGATAGTGTAGCCGGCTTCCCGAATTTAACCAAACTTTGGTTCCATCAGCCAATTCAAGCTGTGTTTGTGTGCCAAAAGCAGTTGATATATCCTGGTACACCACATGCTCTTTCCCGGTCGACGAAAAATAAGTATACAACGACGAGATTGTGATGGAAATCAACAAAACTGCAGCTACCTGACGGGCAATTATCAACCACCGCTTCTTCCCGGTTGAAAATGAAATTCGCTCTTTTGTTTTTAGCAACGAAGCTTCAAGGTCAATAGCATCACCAACAACCAAATCTTCCGATTTTTTCCATAACTGTTGATAAGCCTCGTATTCCCGGGCATTCTCTTCCGATTCTGAAATCCATGTGTTGAGCTGCGATTTCTCCTCATCGCTCAAACCACCAAAAACGGATTTCGAGAGCAGGTGTTCGATATTTTTATTCGTATTGGACATTAATTACAATTGATTCCTTTTTATAAGACGTATTCCGCTTGTGCACCCCCTACATCAAATTTTAAATTTATTTGAGATTAAGGCACAAGTTCTAATCTTCAGGCCATTAATAATGGCTCAAAATTATAATTCTTAGGCGGAATACTCTGTCCGTTCCGGTATTTTTTCCGGGTTGCTTATTTTACGTTTAGCTGGCCTTCTGAATTGGCATTATTCAGGTTTTTCACTTTAGTTGTGCCTCCACCTTTCAGTGTTAATTCAACCGGTTTGTTTGTTTTCCATGCACCGCGGGTAAAATCAGGAACGTCGATTGGTTTCGATCCGTTTGCGATCGACCATTCACTTAATGGCGTAATACACGACCATGTAGCGGCATCATAAACATCCATATCCATTGGCAAACCGTTTCGTAAACAGTCGATTAAACGCCAATCCATAAGGAAGTCCATTCCTCCATGGCCTCCAACTTGTTTTGCCATGGTACCAATTCTACTTACAATTTCAGGTGTGTATTTTTCCTGCAGCTCTTTCATTTTTGCCTCATCGGCAACTTCGTGTCCAAATGCAATGTGTTGCAATGGCCATTTCTGAGCAAAACATTTTGTACCGCTCAACATGTGAATGCGTGAGTATGGGCGCGGAGATGAAATATCATGCTGAATCATTATTGTACGCCCCTTCACAGTACGTATCATTTGCATATCCATATTTCCACGCATCTCTACACCTACAAATTGCTGTAAATCCGGACGGTCGGGAGCTAATTCTTTAATACGGTTTTTTAAAGTAAAGTCATCCGATATCATCGCAGTAAGGTAATCCAAACGGTCGCCCCTGTTAATATCCATTGCCTGGCAAATCGGACCTAAACCATGGGTTGGGTAAACGTTTGCTTTACGCGTGTTTTCGTGCAGACGCCATAATTTATCGTAAGCACCGTCGCCACGCGGTTTATCATCTTGTGGTTTATTAAAGTGCCAGTAATCTAAATCATGAATATAAGCACCTTCACCGTGTACCAGATCACCAAATACTCCCTGGCGAGCCATGTTTAAGGTTAACAGTTCAAAGAAATCGTAACAACAGTTTTCAAGAATTACACAGTGTTTTTTGGTTTGTTCCGAAACCTCAACCATTTCCCAACACTCGTCCATGGTTTTTGCAGTGGAAACTTCTACCGCTGCGTGATTTCCGCCACGCATGGCTGCCAAAGC
It contains:
- a CDS encoding RagB/SusD family nutrient uptake outer membrane protein is translated as MIRRLFLYLLILFGAFGCNLNYQPYDGIPESELKEDIIGLNGATIGNYNYLKDSYYQRNFHFFGEYGGDNVSLSGTTSDDLFFCYNYQHFPAMYTTTNFWEKAYQLIVGCNKVILSINDDSSVELKQLKGENLYLRAQTLFHLVNTFGRPYYQSPETNLGVPIKLDDQVINVPDRGTVKEVYDQIIADLLQAETLMGSERSNIYASKEVAQAMLSRVYLYMSGTPENPNVNYAYKAKEYANKVIESDRYRLLGTEDFKTYFRKLPEQNTETIFAVKHNVDVDDRGWESIGSMYNHIASQGWGEMYASEPYRDLLDENAEDARHAFIEPQYEIDGVTLKERNGYPIYYINKFSMQEERPTLSSPVYLRLAEIYLNRAEANAKLGLNDEAIDDVNLIRKRAGLSGDALYSTADLKGRESVFEVVLEERRLELAFEAQRKWDIFRNGLTLDRNYPGTHEQGDALLFVPPDHPRVVFYIPESQILVQENLVQNP
- a CDS encoding discoidin domain-containing protein; this translates as MKRSNYEKMLHNGATKLSVFMLALAAVFFTASCDDEEVGTLPTTVTGQVTEIADINAVVSGSLTDNGGSDILALGICWTDEDREPTTMDNFVPVGKFTQNGISEEYWDYSITLDGLTAKSDYKVRAYAANEAGTSYGETIAFTTKAGKTFHPLNADMLETFTQEIWEGPKENLVDGDPSTFWHSAWSDEETAIVEPLPHYVQITFPEAKYIGGFQFWTRSPSTRGIDPAQFDVQISTDGTNYTTVWTSERFDAKVRPDYNELSLDKNYSSKYFRIRILDTRTTGQSFTTMGELKVFDDGLLDY
- a CDS encoding Crp/Fnr family transcriptional regulator, whose amino-acid sequence is MKKSRINSTTVNLRFIHLFKHLTLEELANLSKHLQLVELNVGEALYRPGQKLKGIYFIERGVLKQYKIGSKNKEQIYQILSYNDMVGFDSALNQIPATEFTTCMEKARLIFVPIQIVNKLFAENVQVRTMLLQLSCRELGAAQNTIISFSQKSNRQRVIDLLLDLRERFNLDQDNMINVSIKRMEIAGHIGANEENTIRILSDLRKRRLIQTKGRKIGILQLKRYGEAYS
- a CDS encoding SusC/RagA family TonB-linked outer membrane protein, translated to MKLVIFITTLLALSFISITANSQDSRISLNLVDVSIKEALQEIENQNQYYFLYNNNLMDVERKVDLNIQNKSINEVVKLLFEGQNVDFTIKDRLVILFPVDLDEIENDKIIVEGKVVDRLGQPLPGVTVVVRETILGTVTNAEGNFRLSIFEKPAILEFSFVGMESQALAYSDQDFLIITMNQLSRNIDEVIVVAYGTQSASSLTGSVQALNEQQLANVTSPHLLNQLQGEATGVLVASSSGTPGEKPSLRIRGEGSINYTNEPLWVVDGVIFGTESPDINPNDIESVSVLKDAAAAALYGSRASNGIIMVRTKTGKINTSSFNLKTSTGITQVNHGNLSLMNGPELYDYVMSMDGEKLPGQFPPANSESVINGVDWQDIAFQNGIVHDYNLSYSGGNEKTMLYTSLGYFNEEGAARGHQWEKFSGRVNLDYKASDKLKLILKVEGIFQNNFNNENDLVFGSYVLLPWDNPYFSDGTIKVGRTEADGVKWYSRNQGNPLYEMQYNYIKSRSTQYMNDVGVEYKLTDWLTFVSNNRIKTRTSRFEQLYDSRTPDGQADSGILYNAYGYVRDLSTSNVLRFNKENTDHSVFGIVAYEYTQSYTDGMNGEGKGIYPSLEILNGASESKTIGGSKSKSAFLSILSNVQYVFQNKYMMQLSYRRDGSSRFGSNQRFGDFYSVGTSWVVTKEDFMQSVGFVDNLKLRLSYGSVGNANIADYVALGLYNMTVQYNGEPGGFPRRLPNPDLTWESNKNLNFGIDTRLFDRVNLTVDAYDKKTDNLLQDVPLPLVTGFYWYTDNVGSIQNRGLEFSLETEILKSSPFLWNTSLNMSFNKNKVLKLNDGKDISKGTKIIREGWDINTWYMRKWAGVNPADGNPLWEKVTTAEDGTKIIEKTSKYSEATLQNMDSSSPRFFGGFMNTFVYKQFKLDANFNFVYGNKIYHLLRESLDNDGAYPTYNAMKLNDGWSRWEKPGDIATHPRPVLLGNKLSNKPSSRYLEDGSYLRLNYLSLSYTLPGTLVHKLGLNRAELKLAGENLWTLTNFSGMDPEVGIQGYGGTLYPVTRKYIFGLEVNF
- a CDS encoding RNA polymerase sigma-70 factor, with amino-acid sequence MGRKKTGMPESEIQNNSFVLAELARGQERAFDFIFRKYYKALCAQATVYVKDIDQAQGIVQESFIKLWGKREEAESIKNLPSYLTSMVRNQCIDHMRKMNVLNRTHQQGAANDEVENTTENLVLAHEFEEKLVIALSNLPERCRIAFEYSRFENLTYPEIAEKMGISVKAVEALISRALKTLRTELKDYLPLLMLLFKISPF
- a CDS encoding tetratricopeptide repeat protein — protein: MQNKTIIVKTIFLFAISVLMLACSTQPPKTIDAKISYPADGTVFPPEFPPPTCFWETTDKANSSWKVSVLNAENQILHESKVGGEMRWSPTSEVWEALKQQAKQQSVSLVLTAIDDQQKAFPVDTVSFQFSADSVGAPIFYRSVPLPFKFARENLTEVRWQLGNIGSSEAPATVLSDIPVCGNCHSVSADGGTLAMDVDARDEKGAYAIVEVGEETVMSEKEIMNWSNFVNGEFTYGLLSQISPNSRYVVSTLKDSEIFVDRNDLEYSQLFFPFKGILSVYDRVEEKYFELEGANDTNYVHSNPNWGPNGEYIYFTRSRAAHLEESGIFRGSQAVDYKAYNKFLNAFLEREKLFKFDIYRIPFNNGKGGKAEPVPGASNDGMSNYFPRFTPDGKYMIFCKAESFMLLMPDSKLYIQPVEGGETRLMNCNSDNMNSWHSIAPNSRWMVFSSKKYGPYTQLLLTHIDEDGNDSPPVLLEYFASGNRAANIPEFINMSPEAKFEIVPKFLEDDAFALRMGEIKSKENQYEEALEYFNKALEFNPNNSDAHHGLAHALMMLKQPTDAMQHFNKAVELNPGKAEFLLSRGNANMTLKNEEKALDDFNRAIAIDEFSFMAYSNRGMLWRQKRNLEKAMADFNRSIELNPESNVTYINRGVIHAITKEYDEALADFDASIRLNPSDLSAYFGKAKVYQEIQENNKALEVYSQAVSQAANNPETYFNRAMFFVQTNDKTSARNDLQIAAGMNYKPALKMLREMR